A genomic segment from Candidatus Methanoperedens sp. encodes:
- a CDS encoding pyridoxamine 5'-phosphate oxidase family protein, translated as MTIPSKEVIDLIKDSETVKIIATTDENGNPHAVLRESLTILDDGTLAYGEPFESSHANSNILESLWFNKDVSVLVHGKNGVSYQIKGRPARYVINGPLYEQFYLNEIETQNSYADLAGVWLITPKEIQNETYSVKREEEIKKHPHFQHLDRILDDKN; from the coding sequence ATGACAATACCTTCAAAAGAAGTGATAGATTTAATAAAAGATTCAGAAACAGTAAAAATTATAGCAACAACAGATGAAAATGGCAATCCTCATGCAGTTTTGAGGGAGAGTTTAACCATACTTGATGATGGAACACTGGCATACGGGGAGCCTTTTGAGTCATCGCATGCCAACAGCAACATTCTCGAGAGTTTATGGTTCAATAAAGATGTGTCAGTACTCGTTCATGGTAAAAATGGAGTCAGTTATCAGATAAAAGGAAGACCTGCAAGATATGTGATTAACGGCCCCCTGTATGAACAATTCTATCTAAATGAGATTGAAACCCAGAATTCATATGCCGATCTTGCAGGAGTATGGCTTATTACTCCCAAAGAGATACAAAATGAGACGTATTCTGTTAAAAGAGAGGAGGAAATAAAAAAGCATCCGCATTTCCAGCATCTAGATAGGATATTAGACGATAAGAACTGA
- a CDS encoding ABC transporter permease, translated as MAGEILGTGEEIKPRVIEIDGLIRNLKKIKENLHGLWLVLIFFAIWEALPGIGVIDPLFLPTFSDTISTLFQLFISGKLLVHIGASLQRSLLGFALAVIVGIPLGFLMGWYNRFERYTDLFIQSLRNTSTFALLPIFLLFLGLGEASKIAIVFYGATWHILINTISGVKNVDPIYIKAAKSMGVSDKDLFRKIILPACTPSIVSGARLAAKTAILVVIAAEMIGAKSGLGFYIQNAQFNFMIPEMYAGILTLVILGLVVNYLLVWFEKKATYWKGDIDKAILG; from the coding sequence ATGGCTGGAGAGATACTGGGTACTGGTGAAGAAATAAAACCACGGGTCATTGAAATTGACGGTTTAATAAGGAATTTAAAAAAAATAAAAGAAAATTTGCATGGTCTCTGGCTCGTCCTGATATTTTTTGCCATATGGGAGGCTTTACCGGGGATAGGTGTAATTGATCCGCTATTCTTGCCGACTTTCTCTGACACTATTTCAACTTTATTCCAGCTTTTTATTTCGGGTAAACTACTGGTGCATATCGGGGCAAGCCTACAAAGATCTTTATTAGGCTTTGCACTGGCAGTAATAGTTGGGATTCCCCTGGGTTTCTTAATGGGCTGGTATAATCGTTTTGAGAGATATACCGATCTATTCATACAGAGCCTGAGAAATACTTCCACTTTTGCCCTGCTTCCGATATTCCTGTTATTTCTTGGACTTGGCGAAGCCTCAAAAATAGCAATAGTATTCTACGGCGCTACCTGGCATATACTGATAAACACGATTTCCGGTGTAAAAAACGTTGACCCTATTTATATTAAGGCTGCAAAGTCGATGGGAGTTTCGGATAAGGACCTATTCAGGAAGATCATACTTCCTGCATGTACCCCGTCCATAGTTTCCGGCGCAAGACTGGCGGCAAAGACAGCTATACTGGTGGTGATCGCAGCCGAGATGATAGGAGCCAAGTCAGGGCTTGGTTTCTACATCCAGAATGCACAATTCAATTTTATGATCCCGGAGATGTATGCAGGAATACTAACTCTGGTTATCCTGGGCCTTGTGGTTAATTACCTATTAGTCTGGTTCGAAAAGAAAGCAACCTACTGGAAAGGGGATATTGACAAAGCAATACTGGGATGA
- a CDS encoding 2-hydroxyacyl-CoA dehydratase, whose product MTTNKQLFHYPEEVKSRFFETEDLVFRDGKRLTPGDIWNFMAEEGPRRHPHLFSDSRYHGLSKDTDLISGIKRNYFSITVHDRLTEAAQRGVPVVFIQGGQTHEPYYAAGGIPTRPGMVNEWATNLKENQDYQEADFRRLQIREIGRQELTVEACQTAKYEIIQEGMVPIALIAPYLCLRCSDIAYGVEAHRHGKIKIPLLLVDSPVNHQKDKEWAAEYVADNLRRLTKKIGELGNREVTDDDVRDEIKLHNQKRRLARDYAKLWWSASTPPTNSTDHTGILQLGNESNSDPVAAKQILEESYSEVKERVKNSVKGEGIEDDPVRLFICGSCVNPSTKHVDSLGGIVVGKDDGWSEVSNDVKETGDPYENLAKAIVSFPYELPTQERGLWTAEQVIRSNADGLIFMHQWGCNYQSGVARMVADVVREETGIPTITIERAMAESREGHEQMHSRVEIFIEMLK is encoded by the coding sequence TTGACAACAAATAAACAACTATTTCATTATCCGGAAGAAGTAAAATCCAGGTTTTTCGAAACTGAGGATCTGGTATTTAGAGATGGTAAGCGATTAACACCCGGTGATATCTGGAATTTTATGGCAGAAGAAGGTCCGCGGAGACATCCCCATTTATTCAGCGACAGCCGCTATCATGGCCTGTCAAAAGATACCGATTTGATCAGCGGCATAAAACGGAATTATTTCAGCATTACTGTCCATGACCGCCTGACTGAAGCAGCCCAAAGGGGCGTACCCGTAGTGTTCATACAGGGCGGGCAGACACATGAGCCTTACTATGCCGCAGGAGGAATACCCACAAGACCTGGCATGGTGAACGAATGGGCTACAAATCTCAAGGAAAACCAGGATTACCAGGAAGCTGATTTCCGAAGGCTCCAGATCAGAGAAATCGGAAGGCAGGAATTGACCGTGGAGGCATGCCAGACAGCTAAATACGAGATAATCCAGGAAGGTATGGTACCCATAGCATTAATAGCTCCATACCTTTGCCTGAGATGTTCTGATATTGCATATGGCGTAGAAGCTCACAGGCATGGAAAAATAAAAATTCCACTGCTTTTAGTCGATTCCCCGGTTAACCACCAGAAAGATAAAGAATGGGCGGCAGAATATGTGGCAGATAATCTTCGAAGGCTTACGAAAAAAATCGGTGAATTAGGTAACCGGGAAGTTACTGATGATGATGTCAGAGATGAGATAAAGCTGCACAACCAGAAACGCAGGCTTGCCAGAGACTATGCTAAACTGTGGTGGTCTGCCTCAACTCCACCCACGAACAGTACTGACCATACAGGTATATTGCAGCTTGGCAACGAAAGTAACAGCGATCCGGTGGCTGCAAAACAGATTCTTGAAGAATCATACAGTGAAGTGAAAGAAAGAGTTAAGAATTCTGTCAAAGGAGAAGGAATAGAAGATGATCCAGTAAGATTGTTCATATGCGGTTCCTGTGTAAATCCGAGTACGAAACATGTGGACAGTTTAGGGGGCATAGTAGTAGGAAAGGATGACGGCTGGAGCGAAGTCTCAAATGATGTTAAGGAAACAGGAGATCCATACGAGAACCTGGCAAAAGCAATTGTTTCTTTCCCATACGAACTTCCTACACAGGAGAGGGGCCTGTGGACCGCAGAACAGGTGATAAGATCAAATGCAGATGGTCTGATCTTTATGCACCAGTGGGGCTGCAATTACCAGTCCGGGGTAGCAAGAATGGTTGCTGATGTTGTCAGGGAAGAGACCGGAATTCCAACCATAACAATCGAGCGCGCCATGGCAGAAAGCCGGGAAGGACATGAACAAATGCATAGCCGGGTTGAGATATTCATTGAGATGCTAAAATAA
- a CDS encoding ABC transporter permease, whose translation MSGEIFNTENKSKSLVIETSGLIKNLKKFYVWSDRFLLVFAFFALWEALPRIGIIDQAFLPAFSEVILTLINLTLSGKLFVHIGVSLQRSITGFGLALLVGIPLGVLMGWYNKFERYTDVFVQGLRNTSTLALLPVFILFLGIGETSKIAIIFFGAVWHILINTISGVKNVDPIYIKAAKSMGISDMELFRKIILPASVPSIVSGARLGAKTAILVVIAAEMIGAKSGLGFYIQNAQYNFMIPEMYAAILTLVILGLIVNYLLVWFEKKATYWKGDIDSAIIG comes from the coding sequence ATGTCAGGAGAAATATTCAATACTGAAAACAAATCCAAATCACTGGTAATCGAAACCAGCGGCCTGATAAAAAATTTGAAAAAATTTTATGTATGGTCGGATAGATTCTTGCTGGTGTTTGCATTTTTTGCATTATGGGAGGCATTACCCAGAATTGGAATTATCGATCAAGCCTTTCTTCCGGCTTTTTCAGAGGTTATTCTAACTCTAATTAATCTTACTCTATCAGGTAAGCTATTTGTACACATTGGAGTAAGTCTTCAAAGATCCATTACAGGATTCGGACTTGCCCTGCTGGTAGGGATACCCCTTGGGGTGCTCATGGGCTGGTATAACAAATTTGAAAGATATACTGATGTATTTGTACAGGGACTGAGAAATACTTCCACCCTGGCGCTGCTTCCGGTATTCATATTATTTTTAGGAATAGGAGAAACATCAAAGATAGCCATAATATTCTTTGGCGCCGTATGGCATATCCTGATAAATACCATTAGTGGGGTCAAGAATGTTGATCCAATTTATATAAAGGCCGCTAAATCAATGGGAATTTCGGATATGGAACTTTTCAGAAAAATCATTCTTCCTGCAAGCGTTCCATCCATAGTTTCAGGTGCAAGGCTGGGGGCAAAAACGGCTATACTGGTGGTGATAGCAGCCGAGATGATCGGGGCCAAATCCGGACTTGGTTTCTATATCCAGAACGCCCAGTACAATTTTATGATACCTGAGATGTATGCGGCAATATTGACCCTGGTTATACTGGGTCTTATAGTCAATTATCTATTAGTCTGGTTCGAAAAGAAAGCAACCTACTGGAAAGGGGATATCGATAGTGCGATTATCGGATAA
- a CDS encoding pyridoxamine 5'-phosphate oxidase family protein yields the protein MVNLPEDVIGLIRDPETVKVVATVDENGAPHAVFKGSLTVLDNGSIAYAEALESSQSNKNMVRSIWFNKGISVTLRGKNGLSYQIKGEAAKCITNGPIFKQFYTAKRQKSGPESDIAAVWIIDPKEIRNETPSVRKAEEEKKHPIFRHLDRESFIK from the coding sequence ATGGTAAACTTACCAGAAGATGTAATTGGATTGATCAGGGACCCTGAAACTGTAAAAGTAGTAGCCACGGTAGACGAGAATGGCGCACCACATGCAGTTTTCAAAGGAAGCCTTACGGTATTGGATAATGGTTCCATTGCGTATGCTGAAGCATTGGAATCATCGCAAAGCAACAAGAATATGGTCAGAAGCATCTGGTTCAATAAAGGAATATCAGTAACCCTTCGCGGTAAAAACGGCTTGAGCTATCAGATCAAAGGAGAGGCAGCCAAATGCATAACGAACGGACCTATATTTAAACAATTTTATACTGCAAAAAGGCAAAAAAGCGGTCCTGAATCCGATATTGCGGCAGTATGGATCATTGATCCAAAGGAAATCAGGAATGAAACGCCTTCAGTAAGGAAGGCAGAGGAAGAAAAAAAGCACCCCATCTTCAGGCACCTGGACAGGGAATCGTTTATTAAATAA
- a CDS encoding ABC transporter substrate-binding protein encodes MNNTTKILVVAAAAIILIIAGMIFKETKTQTNEINNITLSPENNAKKSQATVNVRYVSSLSGASPHEFAKELGFYKELNLNLIDTGSVQGGPEGILALGSGSTDIGSGTAWSAIINAKARGTKIKGVVPGRGSADNPYKWVVLQNSSIKTAKDLVGKKLATNTLGGTGDYVTREYLKRNGISREQVEFIALPTTSFEQALREKQVDVIIGSGTPILKTLAGGEARILFNETEIVGDYMATTYPVSEKFIAENPDAVKRFVEGYVKAVDWAKENPEEANRLYAKLLKDKGGDPGLAKYWTGFGVREHALLQDSDVQIWIDWMVSDSILKDGQINPSDIYTNEFNPYYKK; translated from the coding sequence ATGAATAATACAACAAAAATTTTAGTAGTTGCTGCTGCTGCAATAATACTAATAATTGCAGGTATGATTTTTAAAGAAACTAAAACGCAAACAAACGAAATCAACAATATTACTCTATCCCCAGAAAATAATGCAAAAAAGTCACAAGCTACGGTTAATGTACGTTATGTTTCCAGTCTTTCGGGCGCAAGTCCGCATGAATTCGCCAAAGAACTTGGGTTCTATAAGGAGTTGAACTTAAATCTCATCGACACGGGTTCAGTCCAGGGTGGACCTGAAGGCATCCTTGCGCTGGGATCAGGAAGCACAGATATCGGTAGTGGTACTGCATGGTCTGCTATAATAAACGCCAAGGCACGCGGGACAAAGATTAAAGGCGTCGTACCGGGCAGGGGATCCGCAGATAATCCTTATAAATGGGTCGTACTGCAGAACAGCAGTATAAAAACCGCAAAAGACCTTGTGGGAAAAAAACTGGCAACCAATACTCTTGGAGGTACCGGGGATTATGTTACAAGAGAATACCTGAAACGTAATGGCATATCCAGAGAACAGGTAGAATTCATTGCATTGCCTACAACATCCTTTGAGCAAGCTCTGAGAGAGAAACAGGTGGATGTAATAATAGGGTCAGGCACCCCGATTTTAAAAACATTGGCTGGAGGAGAAGCCCGGATATTGTTCAATGAAACCGAAATTGTTGGAGATTATATGGCAACGACGTATCCCGTATCTGAGAAATTCATCGCAGAAAATCCTGACGCTGTTAAGCGGTTTGTAGAAGGTTATGTAAAAGCAGTTGACTGGGCCAAAGAAAATCCTGAAGAAGCCAATAGATTATATGCCAAATTACTCAAGGACAAAGGCGGGGATCCCGGCCTGGCGAAATACTGGACTGGCTTTGGTGTCAGGGAACATGCGCTATTACAGGATAGTGATGTCCAGATATGGATAGACTGGATGGTAAGTGATAGCATACTCAAAGATGGACAAATTAATCCGTCTGATATCTATACAAATGAATTTAACCCATATTATAAAAAATAA
- a CDS encoding ABC transporter ATP-binding protein — MEKVKAQGVKKKFKLKESQTVNNNGLVSNEIDVLNGVDLSIRTGEFLVVVGPSGCGKSVLLDIIAGLTNSTSGKVYLDDKPVEKPDIKTGYVFQQYALFPWRNALSNIEFGLETQNIPKEERTKTAKKLLSVFGLSDFWDRFPYQLSGGMQQRVAIARALATNPELLLMDEPFAALDAQTREILQNELLRIWEGTGTTVVFVTHSIDEAVFLADRVVVMTARPGIVKEVVDIDLPRPRNGDIRSSPEFADNRHKVWGILKGEVIKAQKDWELASVYAK, encoded by the coding sequence TTGGAAAAAGTAAAAGCGCAAGGCGTGAAGAAAAAATTCAAACTTAAGGAAAGCCAGACCGTGAATAACAACGGTCTGGTATCTAATGAAATAGATGTTTTGAACGGTGTTGACCTCAGTATCAGAACCGGGGAATTTCTCGTAGTTGTCGGGCCAAGCGGATGCGGAAAGTCCGTTTTACTTGATATTATCGCAGGATTGACAAACTCTACAAGTGGAAAAGTCTATCTGGACGATAAACCGGTTGAAAAACCGGATATCAAGACCGGATATGTATTCCAGCAATATGCACTTTTTCCATGGAGAAATGCTCTTTCTAACATAGAGTTCGGACTTGAAACACAAAATATACCAAAAGAAGAAAGGACAAAGACAGCTAAAAAGCTCCTCTCCGTATTCGGGCTTTCAGACTTCTGGGACAGGTTTCCCTACCAGCTCTCCGGCGGCATGCAGCAAAGAGTAGCAATAGCAAGGGCGCTTGCGACAAATCCGGAATTATTATTGATGGATGAACCCTTTGCTGCTCTTGATGCCCAGACCCGTGAGATTCTCCAGAATGAACTTTTGAGAATATGGGAAGGAACCGGCACAACAGTTGTATTCGTAACTCACAGCATTGACGAGGCGGTATTCCTCGCAGACAGGGTTGTTGTAATGACCGCAAGACCCGGTATTGTTAAAGAGGTAGTGGATATCGATCTCCCAAGACCGAGAAACGGGGATATAAGATCAAGCCCTGAATTTGCCGACAACCGGCATAAAGTATGGGGCATACTCAAAGGAGAAGTAATCAAAGCGCAGAAGGACTGGGAACTTGCATCGGTATATGCAAAGTAG
- a CDS encoding lactate utilization protein yields the protein MDTDITTTLRSLKSRGINGFYAENREEAIVKILDLIPQKAVVGVGDSTTMFQIGILTALKNKGTKVLNRFEKGISKTLRDDMMTESAMCNVFLTGTNAITRDGKLVNVDAVGNRVAGMFFGHTLSVIVVGRNKLVGNLDAAFHRIRNQIAPNHIRIRSVELGGRRVKTPCVATGVCSDCNSRERMCNVFTIIEGKPLRTDINVVIINEDLGLAWDESWPKERISRIIEEYKRYVWVPAPD from the coding sequence ATGGATACTGATATAACCACGACCTTAAGATCTCTTAAATCCAGAGGAATCAACGGATTTTATGCAGAAAATCGTGAAGAAGCGATCGTTAAGATATTGGATTTAATCCCACAAAAGGCTGTGGTGGGAGTTGGCGATTCTACCACTATGTTTCAAATTGGAATTTTGACTGCTTTAAAGAATAAAGGAACAAAGGTATTAAATCGTTTTGAAAAAGGGATATCAAAGACGCTCCGCGATGATATGATGACAGAATCCGCAATGTGCAATGTATTCCTGACAGGTACGAACGCTATTACACGGGATGGAAAACTTGTAAATGTGGACGCCGTAGGTAACAGGGTAGCTGGCATGTTTTTTGGTCACACATTATCAGTTATTGTTGTTGGCAGGAATAAACTGGTAGGGAACCTCGATGCTGCATTTCACCGCATTAGAAACCAGATCGCTCCAAACCATATAAGAATCAGGAGTGTGGAGCTTGGAGGACGGCGGGTTAAAACTCCATGCGTGGCTACTGGTGTATGCAGCGACTGTAATTCCAGGGAAAGGATGTGCAATGTATTTACGATAATAGAAGGAAAACCATTACGGACAGATATAAATGTGGTAATCATAAATGAAGATCTGGGGCTTGCATGGGATGAATCATGGCCAAAGGAACGCATATCAAGAATAATCGAAGAGTACAAGAGATACGTGTGGGTACCAGCACCGGATTAG
- a CDS encoding radical SAM protein, with product MTNNAKPTLEEYVEKYPDVSRFVILKIDTALRGINFTDKAFERARETDAILEISNTGTKNAKFTIGGIVFRDGTAARGLEEVQGRFPKIVRGHEGAPYTLDVVDDKLTLLDGDEPVEECFFKSRPGYYGKKTSRGTPMEDVVSAGRTDTLGVGGSFGVCQFWKEKLPCKYCNGVGSGLPRENRINGNTPEFLEDIYETVNEALKEKGRWTGFSAGGGSQPHSDNSPYEKEVDEYVKVLNTLKRIFGSKYIPIRLIASAFPEDQLIRLKEAGATAYEPHIEVWDEKLFEWICPGKSKYYGRQYWINSAIAAVDIFGKGNVCTQIVGGAEMAQPYGFKTIDDAVNSSLEGAEFYAQHGVSLSLHILRIGQTSYFSKIKHQAPPLEYYVRMAQGIRDIRRRYKIGADFNDYRRCSLHPDLDLSRLDYKNN from the coding sequence ATGACAAACAATGCAAAACCCACCTTAGAAGAATATGTTGAGAAATACCCTGATGTATCCAGGTTCGTGATATTGAAAATTGATACGGCATTGCGGGGGATAAATTTTACTGATAAGGCATTTGAAAGGGCACGTGAAACAGATGCCATATTAGAAATATCAAATACAGGAACTAAAAACGCTAAATTCACAATAGGAGGTATAGTATTCAGAGATGGCACCGCAGCCCGCGGCCTGGAAGAAGTACAGGGACGTTTCCCAAAAATAGTCAGGGGACATGAAGGTGCGCCTTATACCCTTGATGTTGTCGATGACAAGTTAACGCTTTTAGACGGCGATGAGCCTGTCGAAGAATGCTTCTTCAAGTCCAGACCCGGATACTATGGAAAAAAGACCAGTCGCGGAACGCCGATGGAGGACGTTGTAAGCGCCGGGAGGACAGACACGCTGGGTGTTGGGGGCAGTTTCGGTGTTTGCCAGTTCTGGAAAGAAAAATTGCCCTGTAAATACTGCAACGGGGTTGGCAGCGGATTACCCAGGGAAAACCGCATAAATGGAAATACACCTGAATTCCTGGAAGATATATATGAAACAGTAAATGAAGCTTTAAAAGAAAAAGGAAGATGGACCGGTTTTTCTGCAGGGGGCGGCTCACAACCTCATTCAGATAATTCTCCCTATGAAAAAGAGGTAGATGAATATGTTAAAGTCCTGAATACCTTAAAACGGATTTTTGGGTCTAAGTATATTCCCATCCGGTTAATAGCCAGTGCTTTCCCAGAGGATCAATTGATCAGGTTGAAAGAAGCCGGCGCCACGGCCTATGAACCACATATTGAGGTATGGGATGAAAAATTGTTCGAGTGGATATGCCCGGGGAAGTCAAAATATTATGGCAGGCAGTACTGGATCAACAGTGCAATAGCTGCGGTGGATATATTTGGCAAAGGAAATGTTTGCACACAAATTGTAGGTGGTGCTGAGATGGCTCAACCCTATGGTTTTAAGACAATAGATGATGCTGTGAACTCAAGCCTTGAAGGCGCGGAGTTCTACGCTCAACACGGGGTATCGCTTTCCCTGCATATATTGAGGATCGGGCAGACATCGTACTTTAGCAAGATAAAACACCAGGCTCCACCTCTTGAATATTATGTACGAATGGCTCAAGGCATTCGTGATATCAGAAGAAGATACAAAATAGGTGCGGATTTTAATGATTACAGGAGATGCTCACTTCATCCGGACCTGGATTTAAGCAGACTTGACTATAAAAATAATTAA
- a CDS encoding ABC transporter substrate-binding protein gives MKKEVNLMNNNTKYLSVAVIVVAIIGTGVFFTDGEKTNEEIVPIRESVSTTPNNFEIVKKLTGRDIPGEEGVRIEPITVQGGEGGTVTMQALLADNLDTAGGSISIWVNVISKGSKVKLLLPGSITEKPEHSGLLVLENSSINSIKDLAGKKIAVNVLGAEAEFIIKTFLKQNGLSINQVELVVIPANNQEQSLRSKQVDAVAGTTSGGTWFDRAVENGGVRRIPGTSSYEARGKKSLFTTSQGFREDFIKKYPDTVRKYLKAYDSARRIVWEEYEKDPERVRKAYGEVLEEKGGNPKLARYYRGPRWSPENQFITDDDIQFWIDNFVESGLIKPGDIKPSDVYTNEFNPYYKK, from the coding sequence ATGAAAAAAGAGGTAAATCTAATGAATAATAACACAAAATATCTATCAGTTGCAGTTATTGTTGTTGCAATTATTGGGACAGGAGTGTTTTTCACTGATGGGGAGAAGACAAATGAAGAAATTGTCCCGATCAGGGAAAGCGTTTCCACAACCCCTAATAATTTTGAAATTGTAAAAAAATTAACAGGAAGGGATATTCCCGGAGAAGAAGGGGTACGGATTGAACCCATAACAGTACAGGGCGGTGAAGGCGGAACTGTGACAATGCAGGCTCTTTTAGCCGATAATCTTGATACAGCAGGCGGGTCAATTTCGATATGGGTAAATGTTATCAGTAAAGGTTCGAAGGTAAAACTTCTTCTCCCCGGAAGTATAACAGAAAAGCCTGAACATTCCGGTCTGCTTGTCCTTGAGAATAGCAGTATTAATTCTATCAAGGATCTGGCTGGTAAAAAGATTGCAGTCAATGTGCTGGGCGCAGAGGCTGAATTCATAATAAAGACCTTCCTGAAGCAAAATGGCCTTTCTATAAACCAGGTGGAACTGGTTGTAATACCTGCCAACAACCAGGAGCAATCATTGAGGAGCAAACAGGTGGACGCAGTGGCCGGGACGACATCCGGTGGAACGTGGTTTGACAGGGCAGTTGAAAATGGAGGCGTGAGAAGAATACCCGGTACCAGCAGCTACGAGGCAAGAGGGAAAAAGAGCCTGTTCACCACGAGTCAGGGATTCAGGGAAGACTTCATAAAAAAGTATCCGGACACTGTCAGGAAATACTTAAAAGCCTATGATAGCGCGAGGCGTATTGTATGGGAAGAGTATGAAAAAGACCCGGAACGTGTCAGAAAAGCATACGGTGAAGTTCTGGAAGAAAAGGGCGGGAATCCCAAATTAGCCAGATATTACAGGGGACCCAGGTGGTCGCCGGAAAATCAATTCATAACTGACGATGATATCCAGTTCTGGATCGACAATTTTGTTGAGAGCGGCCTGATAAAACCGGGAGATATCAAGCCATCGGATGTATATACGAATGAATTTAACCCATATTATAAAAAATAA
- a CDS encoding 2-hydroxyacyl-CoA dehydratase yields MALETLEKIHKAVKKRPRELEQERKKGKKVVGWFNYNIPEEIIHALGLIPVRLGTGGDDRLVEIGGRYISTKNCVYSRELVGLFAEKQDPYIRNSDLVAVDATCLQTYRVSEVINYYFKVNTLVLGVPRNFSLPEGQKYFWKELESFTQKLEEFAGTKIDQKKLSGSIELFANIRKSIKELYKFQAVEIPLIKWRDVFDVVHAGFYLDREQYLSLLQELLKELNEKHGEPVIGELNGDARILVSGSIIPPGDVKLINIIEQVGGRIVGDDLWSGLNPSLNVEIRETSIKGIADAYINRLPHAALPFLDLKTDRRLKNLKKLIEDYQAQGVIYHTLRYCDPWTFKAGETKDVLKEVGIPLLEIHTEYAGSDIEAIRTRAEAFVELVKNKNILKVKA; encoded by the coding sequence ATGGCATTAGAAACCCTGGAGAAGATCCATAAAGCTGTTAAGAAAAGACCCCGGGAACTTGAACAGGAGAGAAAAAAAGGGAAAAAGGTTGTCGGGTGGTTTAATTACAATATCCCTGAAGAGATCATCCATGCCCTGGGATTGATCCCTGTGAGGCTGGGAACAGGAGGAGACGACAGGTTAGTTGAAATCGGCGGCAGGTATATTTCAACTAAGAATTGTGTTTATTCAAGAGAACTTGTTGGTCTCTTTGCAGAAAAACAGGACCCGTATATTAGGAATTCAGATCTCGTGGCTGTTGATGCAACCTGCCTGCAAACATACCGTGTATCAGAGGTCATAAACTATTATTTTAAGGTGAACACCCTGGTACTTGGAGTACCCAGAAATTTCAGCTTGCCTGAAGGACAGAAATACTTCTGGAAAGAGCTGGAATCTTTCACCCAGAAACTGGAAGAGTTTGCAGGGACCAAAATTGACCAGAAAAAACTGTCCGGATCTATCGAACTCTTTGCCAACATACGCAAATCAATTAAAGAATTGTACAAATTCCAGGCAGTAGAGATCCCGCTCATAAAATGGCGCGATGTTTTTGATGTGGTACATGCGGGATTCTATCTCGACAGGGAACAATATCTTTCATTGCTGCAAGAACTGCTAAAAGAGCTGAACGAAAAACATGGTGAACCCGTAATCGGAGAATTGAATGGAGATGCCCGTATCCTGGTATCAGGTAGCATAATACCTCCCGGAGATGTAAAGCTGATAAATATTATAGAGCAGGTCGGGGGAAGAATAGTAGGCGACGACCTGTGGTCCGGCCTCAATCCTTCACTAAATGTGGAAATCAGGGAAACGTCGATCAAAGGCATAGCAGATGCTTATATAAACCGCTTGCCTCATGCAGCGCTCCCCTTCCTGGATCTGAAAACCGACAGGAGGCTTAAGAACCTGAAGAAGCTCATAGAGGATTATCAGGCCCAGGGAGTGATCTACCATACACTGCGCTATTGTGACCCCTGGACTTTCAAAGCCGGAGAAACAAAGGATGTATTAAAAGAAGTCGGGATACCGCTTCTTGAAATCCATACCGAGTATGCAGGCTCTGACATCGAAGCCATAAGAACAAGAGCTGAGGCTTTCGTGGAACTGGTAAAAAATAAAAATATATTGAAGGTAAAAGCATGA
- a CDS encoding sulfurtransferase TusA family protein: MTIIPDVKLDVRGEKCPYPRIRTLQQIKTLKKGEVLEIIASDPEAWQNIDVWLTKSGDEFLDVESKEGAYHIFVKKG; this comes from the coding sequence ATGACAATAATTCCAGACGTTAAGTTAGATGTGAGGGGCGAAAAATGCCCTTATCCGCGCATAAGAACACTCCAGCAGATAAAAACTTTAAAAAAAGGCGAGGTACTTGAGATCATAGCCAGCGATCCTGAAGCCTGGCAGAACATAGATGTATGGCTGACCAAATCCGGGGATGAATTCCTTGATGTAGAGAGTAAAGAAGGGGCATATCATATCTTTGTAAAGAAGGGATGA